ACAGCCCCCTGATCCTCAGGTAAAGGCCAGCCACTTTTCCATATTATtatcctcctcttttcttctgaGAATGGGATATAAATtgaatgattatttatttatttagaaatgttCAGTATTAAGTAATTTGTTCTTTATAATGtgaaattcatatttatttcttttcatctgtCCTTCAACAGAAAGTTTACCATGCATCTAAAAGTGGTGATCTTCGCCCTGTCAATCTTGACAATTTCAGgtacacatttttctgttaatGGGATGAAATGCCCTTTATTTTGCTAagtatgtcttttttaatgcatgttttctCTGTCTGCAGCAATCCCACTCCACCGTAACACCAGGGAGGCAACGTGGACTGACTCAAAGGCCAATCAGGCTCATGACAAGGCAGAACTCACAAAGGATGTGGAGTAAGTTTTTGAAGTAAACGTACATCCATGCCGTCAAGTCAAGGTgacatatttaaccctttgaaaccttggaaaaatggtttgatttctttcaaaaacacgtggAGAAGGCAAAAAtcaacacatggcccaaaaagtagcaagaaagTATTTGAaagttacaagacaattacagaaaaaaagtgcagaatattagaaaaaaaaatctgtgacgttattttaaatatatatattttttaatattctactCATTGTCCCCCCTTTTTAagaactaattttcaggtcatttttgtcaccttttactaatttcctgcaatgtgacatttcctgccaagatGTTCAATGCAATtattccccatgtttttgaaagaaactgaaccactttgcttaagtttcaaagggttaagaggcATCTAAACagagcataagaaaactgatgtcaaaccaggatttaaagggttaatgagaaTAAATGTTATAACACATTCTAATGTTGTCTCTCTTTGCTCAGCACGATCTACAAAAGCCACATAGACAGCAGTGACCTTTACGACCAAGACAATCACAGCAAAAACCCAGTGGCAGAGGAGATGCAGCACAAACTCAATATGGAATCAGAGCGTCTGCGAGCCCGTCTCCGCCAAGAGCTCGCTGAGCTGCAGGAGAGGTTATCCCAATCTTCAGCCCCCCTCAGCACCACCCTGGCCAGCATGAGGGAGCGCTTGGCTCCCCTCACCCAGCAGCTCCAGAGCTCCCTCAGCAGCAACACCCAGGATCTGTGTGGCCAGCTGAGCCGCTATCTGCAGGGCCTGGAGACGGCAGAGGCCCAGGCAGCGGCCGGTCCCACTCTGTACCAAGAAGCCTTTCACTGGATGAGTCAAACCCTGGAGCACAGCAACTCCAAGGTGGCTGACCTCATCAGCAACTTCCATATTGAAACCATAGCGGTGATCGAACATCTGAAAGAGATCAGTGAGAGAGAGGCAGCCAAACCTGAACTCTGGCAGGAAATCAGCTCCAGGTTGGGACAGGAAGTGAGTTCTCTGAGGATGGAGGTGCAGAACAGGGTGGGGGCTCTCAAGGCAGAGCTTGCTGCTCTGCCAGAAAATGTATGGCCTATTAAGGCAGAAGTGACAGCAAGTATGGAGCGGTTCTGCCAAaatgcagctctgcagagccAAGTGCTTCAGGGCCGGATGGAGAGGTTGTTTCAGGGGCTGGAAGAGGAGCTGGGGGTCCAAGGAGACTCCGGCATCTCTTTTTCTTCCCCCTCCTTGTTCATTCAGCCTGGAGGCTCTTTGCAGGAGGATTTCTCAGTGAAACTCTCTGCTCTGATCCAAGACATTCTGCACTCTGtgcagtgacatttaaaaactaaCAATTAACCGCTGACATGGACCTTGAGATCATTTGATTTGCATTCTTGTCCATGAGTTTGGTCTGTTTTTTGCCATTGTAAAGTAAGTTGcttgtaaatatttatgtttggttttgattgatgttttattctgaatGTGAATAAGTGTAGAAATGTCAGTATATATTTACTGAACTCTGTAAAAAGATGCTGCTTGTGGAGAGTAAAGTCATTGATAAtacaaattgctgttttttaattacgTAATAAAAACCACAGAGTGCAATACcaaccaaattttaaaaaaaactttatttcttatatttacAAAACAGGTCAGACTTATATACTGCAGATTATAATGTgctcaaaaatatatttgtcatgttttaattaatcaataagATTCTGTACATGGCACCCAAAAACCTGTAAGTCTGTCAGTGGgcagacatgaaaagaaaatttataacaatataaaatatcaaaataactctgtctgtctttaacAGCTTATATAGTGaatgtgtctttatttacaTATAGTTCAGGTTTGACTGTTCCTTCATAACCAGTAAACAACATCTGAATGCAGATTTATCAAGTATAGGCAATAGAGGTTATATAAGATTCTGCTTGGTTTCAATTATTACCTGACAAATCACAACATTATCAGATTTTATGTTCTCACAATAATCATAACGTTACAATATCAGGCGACAAGGCAAAGACAGTTAGCCAGTTGATCTTTCAGTGAAGGGATTGAACTAATCCTCCTGTCCAATAAAACTTCTTTAGGGTGAACCAAGCACCCAGAACCAGCAggacaacagcagcagagccaAACACCACCCCCACCGCCAGGCCCGTCATGTTCACATCATCCCTCTCCAATGGCACGTCATGACCTGATGCATGCAGGGGGACATTTATTGAGATTgcagtttcagttgttttaacaTCATCCAAGACATTGAAATATATTTGTAATCATGAATGTGATGAAAATATACTCACTGTAGGAAGCTGCATATGGCCTGTCTTTAGAGGGAGATAAGAAAAAGAGTCAGTGAAAAACTTTTTATCATGGCTCACTTTCATAGTGTTTTTGCTAGTGCTCACCTTCTGCGGCAGTGTAAAGAGGCCCAACTGTGATAGTGGCAGATTCACTACTTTCCTCTCCAAAGGGAGTCACagatctttttcttcttttttggttattacaggcctgaaaaacaacaaacatccaGTCAGGTTTGGTTTGTTGTCTATGTTTCTTTGATGTAAAACTATGGTTTTTTGATACACGTTTTAAGtttaagaaataattttatgataggattgaaaaagaaatcacaattaCATCAAATTGGGGTGATCTGGGGGTTTAAGGTGAAATGTAGAAGTACAATGTCCCCAGAACAAATCTGTATAAGGACCTTTGTTGCAGTCATCTCCCATACTTCTCTCTACTTGTCTGTCATCTCTATACAGTCAGCTTTCTAATGCCTCCCCAAAGTACCGTATCTCCATAATCTGTAGCAATGCTATCACTGCTCATGTTGGCAGATATTGAATAGAAATTAATAAGTCTGGGTTTTTTTAGCGTATGATCACCTAAAAATatgaatcattttgtttttgttcacttaAAATTAGCTGTTTATACTTTAATAGGGAGCAGCCCCTTGTCCATGGAGTCCATCATTTTGCACCACTATGATAGAGCCACATACGTTTTTGCTGACCACCATACTTACCAACCCCTCTGTGAGGAGAGCATTGGGACAAAAATGATTTCTTAACATGAAaccattttttcagtgtttttgttgttgttgttgttattgttgttctgtttttctcatttgatCACTGGGTCCTTTGTTTTTGAGAGTAAGAGACATCTGCAGgtaaaaaacctcctaaaagtctggatcttaagttatcaaagAAAATAAGGTTTAGCACACATTAGCAAGTGTTGGGCTGGTCATCAgcaacaagccaaacagcatcagagaatcATCAAATTAAATAGCTTAGTTGGTCCCTATGTTTTGGActggaagagacctctgtggataattcgggtCACAGATAAAACCTGCTGAACAATGAGTACTGAAGGAATTCTTACTGGGAATCCTGTAATCCTCGCCGCTATATGCCACTAAAGGCCCCTAAATCTTAACACCAAACCTTCAGTCTGCTCAGATTACCCCAATCATTCTAGTGAATGTCAAGATCTATGAATTCTGTCATCTAAATCCACCCACAGGCACAGACTTATTTGATAGGATGTCCgtaagccaatcacagtgttccACATCATCTTCAGAGGACTGCTGTAGAGCTAAGCCCTCTTTTTCAACAAGCAGCCGACCATGAGCAAGGAGGAACTGCAATGTACATTTCAGTCTATtgataataatttgaaaataaataatttctgtttaaactgtgtttacATTAAACGTGACATGTCATATAACtcacaaacatcaaaatatcaTATGAAAGATTTGTGGCTTTActcaggatttttaaaaaaaagaataaaaaataaacttcctCATCTCCTAAGGTGCAGAAACCAGGGAAGTTATGTACATGGTGATGTATGAATACTTGAAATGTTTGCTATAAAAGCATCGCCATGGGGCACTTTTGAAAGTTTCTTTGGCATTACTCTCTCTGATGTCTTTAAAGCAGAGTCATTTGTTCTTGACTTCTCTACTTACAGCGAGCAGCTCTTGACATTTGGTGGGCTCACAAAGTCTCAGTATGCAGTGCAGATAGATGCTGGACTTTGTCTGGTCGCGGTGTTGAACAAAGCGGAAGGCCTCAAAGTTAAACCGTGCAGACTTGTCGATGCCATTGCTTGTCACAGTTGTTCTTTGGTCCACATTACAGCTAGAGGAGTGCAGAATTATTtagatttacatttaaaaagtgatgttaaatttaagatatttccCACATGTATGATGTTCGTGATGCATGCATCCATACCCCGTGAAGAAGTTGTGCTTTTCAGTGTGAGATGCGTTGTAAGGAGTGGGAGTGCCAAAGCAGTGATCCAGCAGCACATAGAAACTGAAAAGAGGACAGTAAGCCAACGAGGTAAGAAAATACAGCGCTCacttttttctcaatatttccCCGTAAGCATCCACTCACCCAGATGAGCTTTTACTTACTTTCCTGTGAGATTAATGGCCTTGACCTCCACATAGATCTTGGTTCGTAGATCAAGTCCTGATGAAGGAACCACTAGCGGGTAGAAATAGTCGGAAGTCTGGAGAAACAAAACATCGGGGTAAAATgagtaaattaaaaaagcttGATAGTGTTATGTGTTAAGGCAACTGTATGCAAACTTACATTATAAACGCTCATTTTCAGTGTGTCAATGAAGGTTCCATTATTATCGCTGGTCGCAACAGAAACTGAAGAGctaaaaaatcatggaaaacaGGATTACTGTATGTACATGTCATGTGGTGCctcagacaaaacacaacaaggTAAATTTTCAGTTGaataatcacagaaaaatctgttttggcTTTAATAAAGATGGACAGTTACATACGCCACAATCTGTGTATTGTTGATCAGGTACTCCAACGGGTAGCGGCAGGAGAAGTGATAGTAGAGGTCTGTGACGTAGCTAATCACCCCCTGGTCAGATCTCGGTGTGTCAATGAACCCGGTGATGATGACTGACTGGATAGTTAAGAAGTTGCTGAATGGACCTGTGGAGTCCGGGGTCTCATCCACAATCTGatcaagacaacaaaaaaacacatgatctTCCTTTACATTGCCTCATGATAACCCTAGTTTAAGTTTATCTAAATCCTTGCTGCAGTAAAATCACTGGATTTGTCCACTAATTCAACTTTATTCAACATTTGAATTCTTTTCCCAGACACCTTCTGACCTGCAGAGACTGACGGCAGGGGTTATCCGAACTGTGGTTAACAGGAAGCTTGTAACGGATGATTGGAGGGTCCACACTGGTGATGACAGAGCCCTGGCACTCTGTAGTGTTGTGGTTGCCGTTCAGAGCCAGGTCGGTGGTGTTGAAGCCTGCCCACTGAGCCGTGCACAGGTTGATCTCCAGGGTGATCATAGAGGCGCCGCAGTCAACAGTCATGTCTGAATTGTCtatgaaagaaggaaaaagagaaaccaAGGGGGGAGGTTTTAACATTatgagattgtttttttctgttggaaccaaaaggaaagtaaatatgacGATCCAGCTGcttctgcagagacagagatgatATAAGTCCATAACATTAAAGCTATAGATAGTAActtttacaaaacacatttgctgaAACTGGCACTATATCCTGAAAGacgtacatgagacagataatctatgaaagaaaatatgtcCCTCCTCCTATCCTACTCCCTCTAAAGTCATATGCTAGAGTCAATCGTGctccaacaaaaacaaccattcAGAACCAAGGAGTCTTTGACGCAGCTATCAGTTATGTAAGTCGCAGTTTGTGAAACTGCCAAACTAAGCAACACTtataaaatatgaatcaaggTTCTGTTGCTATATTGCTTTATCTCTTgccttcagaaacatattttagtgccctgtttagctgtaaaatgagaaagtttgtgaccctGACGTTATGTTGGATACAGTTTACAATGCTCATGTAAAACAAAACCACCTGTCTCACTGAAAGTAATAGCTGACCAACCTGGAGTTCTCTCATACTCAGATGAGCAGTTGTAGAGACACAGAGCAGGCTGCAGGAGCACAACcagcagagggagacaaagaTAGAGACTCATGATATCTTGAGGAGGCTCAGTCAGATGGATAAATCCTGTTTAGATGAAGGAAGCACAAATGCAGATGcaagaagtgatttttttagaaaaaaaatgggaaaagtgccatttttatttGACTCTTATTTTCAGCATCAATTTGTGTTGCAAATTTTGTTTTGCCTGGCTGAGGCTGCTGATTTTATTTCTCCCTAAATGCTGCCATTAAGATTAATGCATTTCAATTTTAACTCCATGAGACAATCTTAAGAGGGTCTTACCTTAGCTGGTACCTTAGAAGGTGTCACAGAAGGAGTCTTGCACAGTGGCTTTTATAGAATTTGACAGCCTTAAGACACCTAAAACCACAGAGGTGTGACTCTCAAGCCCTCCCTTAAACTAAATATAGACCCCATAcatcattacacacacacacacacacacacacacacacacacaaatatagacACACTTTCTCCATGTTTCTAACATAACTTGACGTTTAGTCGAGAGCCGCTCCTGGCAGAGCTCACTGTCACATCTAAATCCAGCAGATTAATCTGTCAGTGGGATTTAACACAGATCCTCAGGTCAACTACAACTGCTGTTTCAGGTTTCCCTCCATCAAAAATGATTATTGGAGGTGAAAGTGAGAGTTGGTTTCTGTCATTCAGTGAAAGAAGTGCACTTTTAAACTATCACCATAACAACTGACCATGATCAGAATACCTCtacatttcatatattttctctGCAGGTTTTCAATCAGCCCACTACAGTTAAAtgccactggaaaaacaaaggcaaaaaactAGGGCTGTTAAACGAGTCAAgtacattattttgcatttcaaaacagcttTGAAGTGCATATAATATATTCACACACGAAATAGTTCTTCGCCATCTATGGCGAAGCAGTTTCCTGCTGACATGAGACTTCTAAGCTGCACCTGTGTGCTCAGCTAGTAGATGGTGCAATATCAAGACTGTTTAGGGACCTCAATATACCAAAATATTCAAATCCAATAGGCCAAAATAACACATATAtagtgcattaaaaaataataataataacggcATGGTTTCTGCTTCAAACTGCATGGGACTGCATAAAGTGGGTAGTCTGAAGGGGAGATGCATGGGtaccatagaacccattttaaATGAGTTATTGTCAaataggtcagaggtcaaagggcCTCTGTGAAATGCCCATGCCGTTTTTTCTATGCCAAAATGTATCCTAAATTTTATGCATCCAAATTCATTGTGCAGAGATTTCACTGAAAGGATTCATGTCTTGAGAATGAAACACCTTGAATGCTTGAAAGGTGATCATGCTTGCCACAAGCAAAAAAGTCCTCAGCCAACCAGGATTAACCTTTCTTAATTTCCCTTGCATGTCAAACCTCTCCTCTATTGTCTCCATTGACTTGCACTGCAGATAGTCCACATAGCTATAGGCCACAACACAACTGAGAAGCCCCATTGTTCCTCAGAAATATAGAATGAAATGTTCTAGTGTTTTTTGCCAAAGTGCCCATGGTGAGAGGGGACATTTGTTACACTATCCACACATGCGTCACTGTTTTAGAATCTCTTCAGTCCCTGTCTACATCTGAGGATTACCTCCCAGTACACCTATTTGGCAGCAAGTCGTTGGTCTTTCTTCTGCTCTCTAATCACATTCTCCATTTCATCTTCCTATAATCCCTCTGACTGCATGGTCTGGTCTGGAGAGATGTCTGGATGGAGATGCCTTGgatattatttttacttgtcCATAGGTTGATGGgccagaataaacaaaaaaaacaaaaaatgaaaactgctaATAAAACATGGTTTATAGCAAGTGGTGGAATGTGACCaagcacatttactcaagcactgtacttaagtattattttgaggtattttcttttcatgctactttatacttttactcctctACTCGTCATATTGTAGCttctactgaactacatttgtctgtgttgttgtttttctttgtttttttaaatacttttgagttttttatattttccttttttaaaacattttgagttggagttttttattttttaattattttgagttttttggagagtgatttttatcattttgtatttccctttttttttttcctttttataattttgagtttttgggtggttttttttttcttagatttttctGTATagtgtaattttacttttctgtattgggtacttttacttttaatactttaagtacattttcctacttcattttatttaagtaacTTTTACATGCACAGAGTTTTTTCATAGtatggtacttttacttaataaaaggatctgaatatttcttccaccactgtttaGAGCACATTACATACTGTCACTTCCCAATAAGAACCATCTCCAATTTTAACTCTTTTGTggggaaaataaatgttcccacTTGAAATACActgaataattcatttttttaaaaaatgcataaaccAAAGATTACTTTTTGTAAGGAGGCTAAAGCTAGGAAGACTGCCAACGTTCTTGATAATGATTACTGTTCCTACTCTTTCATACTGGTTTCTTTCACTAAGAGCAAGAATGGTTCCTGACATATAATCTCAttagaaaacaatgaaaataaggCCCAAGGCAGGACACAGATTTAGTTTTGGAGGAAAGAGGATACACTGGGAATCCTCTGAGGACAGGGTACTGTACTCTGTGAGCAGGAACACTAAAGCAGATAATTAGAGTAGCTAATGACCCCCAAGGgtgtaaataaaacatcatattgACAGCTAACGGACTGATGCTTAAAAATAGTTGCGACAGTCCACAGTTCTAAATGAGTTTTTGTTTCACTGTAAATTGTTTACTTGTGTTACCAAGAgcataggttttgtttcaacatggGGGGAACCCATATGAAACAGGGGGTTTGGGGAGGTCCTCCACCGGGAATTTATaggcatcaaacacttaatttcctgctttCTGCTAAAATTTGATGCGcctatttgtgcattttctgtaacaattaatggtgtaaatgtctttaataccATTTGTACTGGCGGGGTACTAAcacaaatgttctaaatataTTGAGGGGGATCCGTCCATGAAATCTATCAAATTCAAGCATTAGTGCATACAATACATATAATACCTATGTGTGACTGTAGCAATAAATGTTCgtaaaaaaatgattatcaaTTTGTGTCATTCAGTGGTGGAAGAGGCTTCCAGGTGCTATTAGTAAATGTACTGAAACTGCATTGTGAAAACATTCCACTATAAGTTTATGTCctgtattcatattttattgatttg
The DNA window shown above is from Plectropomus leopardus isolate mb chromosome 5, YSFRI_Pleo_2.0, whole genome shotgun sequence and carries:
- the zgc:162608 gene encoding uncharacterized protein zgc:162608 — protein: MHLKVVIFALSILTISAIPLHRNTREATWTDSKANQAHDKAELTKDVDTIYKSHIDSSDLYDQDNHSKNPVAEEMQHKLNMESERLRARLRQELAELQERLSQSSAPLSTTLASMRERLAPLTQQLQSSLSSNTQDLCGQLSRYLQGLETAEAQAAAGPTLYQEAFHWMSQTLEHSNSKVADLISNFHIETIAVIEHLKEISEREAAKPELWQEISSRLGQEVSSLRMEVQNRVGALKAELAALPENVWPIKAEVTASMERFCQNAALQSQVLQGRMERLFQGLEEELGVQGDSGISFSSPSLFIQPGGSLQEDFSVKLSALIQDILHSVQ
- the LOC121942777 gene encoding zona pellucida-like domain-containing protein 1; protein product: MSLYLCLPLLVVLLQPALCLYNCSSEYERTPDNSDMTVDCGASMITLEINLCTAQWAGFNTTDLALNGNHNTTECQGSVITSVDPPIIRYKLPVNHSSDNPCRQSLQIVDETPDSTGPFSNFLTIQSVIITGFIDTPRSDQGVISYVTDLYYHFSCRYPLEYLINNTQIVASSVSVATSDNNGTFIDTLKMSVYNTSDYFYPLVVPSSGLDLRTKIYVEVKAINLTGNFYVLLDHCFGTPTPYNASHTEKHNFFTGCNVDQRTTVTSNGIDKSARFNFEAFRFVQHRDQTKSSIYLHCILRLCEPTKCQELLAACNNQKRRKRSVTPFGEESSESATITVGPLYTAAEDRPYAASYSHDVPLERDDVNMTGLAVGVVFGSAAVVLLVLGAWFTLKKFYWTGGLVQSLH